A genomic segment from Actinoplanes sichuanensis encodes:
- a CDS encoding serine/threonine-protein kinase, whose protein sequence is MDRRGVVAGRYRLVRELGRGGMGAVWHAHDELLARDVAVKEVHLLGAASDGVDPVTPRVLREARAAAQLKHPAIITVHDVVVDSGRPWIVMELVGGRSLSQIVDDDGAVPEQGAALIGLRVLEALRVAHQQGVLHRDVKPPNILLDGDRVVLTDFGISAIDGAAGG, encoded by the coding sequence ATGGACCGCCGGGGAGTGGTCGCCGGCCGTTACCGTCTGGTCCGGGAATTGGGGCGCGGCGGCATGGGCGCCGTGTGGCACGCCCACGACGAACTTCTCGCGCGTGACGTGGCGGTGAAGGAAGTCCACCTGCTGGGCGCGGCGTCCGACGGGGTCGATCCGGTCACGCCGCGCGTACTGCGTGAGGCCCGGGCCGCCGCCCAGCTCAAGCATCCGGCGATCATCACCGTGCATGACGTCGTCGTCGACAGCGGACGGCCGTGGATCGTGATGGAGCTGGTGGGTGGACGTTCGCTGAGCCAGATCGTCGACGACGACGGTGCGGTGCCCGAGCAGGGAGCCGCACTGATCGGGCTACGGGTTCTCGAGGCGCTCCGGGTCGCGCACCAGCAGGGCGTCCTGCACCGGGACGTGAAACCACCGAACATCCTGCTCGACGGTGACCGGGTGGTCTTGACCGATTTCGGGATCTCCGCGATCGACGGAGCGGCCGGCGGCTGA
- a CDS encoding DcrB/PsbP domain-containing protein has protein sequence MPATRPAPPGDETDVPVDGVAPPVEPDVVAEAPAARSRRTSWIAGSVVLGLLVVGASAGELLARTHRGPDGEAVSTPGTNSASRVPASGSVPPSPPLTIPSPPAGFKTVDYRDTLTIAVPQKWLGGNDSWSSPDERPHPWVHLIFIQDTVCAEVSAATYLTEREQGTKQYHAHHRIRLTDIDAPVGGTSAAEWEYTTTSTHYSQGGYGRYITRAITLANGDLYLFSVSMDADSRTELNREWAQMKPTLTRILNSARLIGVPSPSMPPSRTN, from the coding sequence ATGCCGGCGACACGGCCCGCCCCGCCGGGCGACGAGACCGACGTCCCGGTCGACGGCGTCGCACCCCCGGTCGAGCCGGACGTGGTGGCAGAGGCGCCGGCCGCGCGCAGCCGGAGAACGTCGTGGATCGCCGGTTCGGTGGTCCTCGGACTGCTGGTGGTCGGGGCCTCTGCGGGAGAGTTGCTGGCCAGGACACATCGCGGTCCGGACGGCGAGGCGGTCTCCACCCCTGGCACGAACTCGGCGAGCCGGGTTCCGGCCTCCGGGTCCGTACCGCCGTCGCCGCCGTTGACCATCCCGTCGCCGCCGGCCGGTTTCAAGACCGTCGACTATCGAGACACGCTCACGATCGCCGTGCCGCAGAAATGGCTGGGCGGCAACGACAGCTGGTCGAGCCCGGACGAACGTCCCCACCCGTGGGTGCACTTGATATTCATCCAGGACACGGTGTGTGCCGAAGTGTCGGCGGCAACCTACTTGACCGAGCGGGAACAGGGCACCAAGCAGTACCACGCCCACCACCGGATCCGTCTGACCGACATCGACGCGCCGGTGGGCGGGACCAGCGCGGCCGAGTGGGAATACACGACCACGAGCACCCACTACTCCCAAGGCGGCTACGGGCGCTACATCACGAGGGCGATCACCCTCGCCAATGGCGATCTCTACCTGTTCAGCGTGTCGATGGACGCAGATTCGCGGACGGAATTGAACCGTGAATGGGCGCAGATGAAACCGACCCTGACCCGGATCCTGAACAGCGCGCGGCTCATCGGTGTGCCTTCACCGTCCATGCCGCCATCGAGAACCAACTGA
- a CDS encoding AfsR/SARP family transcriptional regulator has translation MPSETVHYRILGNVEVRLSGANVVVARPRHRAVLGYLLLNAGRVVTVEALADAMWGGAEPATARSQLQADISAIRRAGDGRLALLSHSGGYLLEAGPADLDYLRFQELTAPTGDLPPVDRVTRLREALALWRGPALADAAGAYVATARRALGEERLAAWEEVFDLELQAGRHREIVPELAGMARDEPTRERLWIALMTALHRGGRQADALAAAREMRRFLADEHGLEPGTAFVTAERTVLQAVGAVEDGESGPPAPVSPAPALLPSAVGDFTGRAAEVAWLDGVLAPGDGPRPVVTITGMGGVGKSTLAVHAAHRAAHDHPDGQLYARLHGTDAHPAEPGDVLARFLRALGMDERAVPIDLTERADVYRSLMAGRRILVVLDDAADEAQIRPLLPGGNSCTTVVTSRSGLDGLEGAERLQLEVFSGEEAVAFLDRVATAHRVTDDPAESAAILQLVGRLPLAVRIVGARLRSRPAWPMSRLTRALRDERRRLDHLVAGDLAVRTSIAASYRAIGEPARRLARRLSLFALPDLPSWLAAVVTGTSTAEAEDLLEELVDAQLLFDAGTDTTGGGRYGFHDLVLLYLRERARAEEPSEGAEVLSAGLGGYLWLARRMSERIPGPCYAAVRGDAIEVAVPGADDLPDPLDWFAGERLSLPAAIRQACDIGALDAAFELAGCLEKFFDIRGVYIDWRSTNDYVLAACRAAGHRLGEAVMLRGLIELSTWHEADHPGAAMERMLRDADHLFELFTEAGHGPGMADAAVDQAWALAATGDYDRAAACADAAIVLAEQHEHLGGQSRAHVARAVVYGESLALPEAERHLTIALRLARRLGNQRYVATTLQFIGVLNTRAGRAAEAIIALDESLRILRRYQDRYAEVLTLLTLARAHLPKHPARAFATEALTIAREYNLPHHTADALGVLGVIELAEGNHDAAIKHLEASVRLWRRRGWPAFLAEALRKLGDAQARADPSAARRAFSEARDIHQRLGHTDTAAELTTLISALDRSARC, from the coding sequence ATGCCATCCGAGACTGTCCACTATCGAATCCTGGGCAATGTGGAAGTGCGGCTGAGCGGTGCGAACGTCGTCGTCGCCCGGCCGCGGCACCGGGCTGTCCTGGGTTACCTGCTGCTCAACGCGGGCCGGGTCGTCACCGTCGAAGCCCTGGCCGACGCGATGTGGGGCGGGGCCGAGCCGGCGACCGCCCGGTCTCAGCTGCAGGCCGACATCTCCGCGATCCGTCGGGCCGGTGACGGCCGGTTGGCGCTGCTCAGCCACAGTGGCGGCTACCTGCTCGAAGCCGGGCCGGCCGACCTCGACTACCTGCGCTTCCAGGAGCTCACCGCACCGACCGGCGACCTCCCACCCGTCGACCGCGTCACGCGGCTGCGGGAGGCTCTCGCGCTGTGGCGCGGCCCGGCTCTAGCCGACGCCGCCGGCGCCTATGTGGCAACGGCCCGCCGCGCGCTGGGGGAGGAGCGGCTCGCCGCCTGGGAGGAGGTCTTCGACCTCGAGCTGCAGGCCGGCCGGCACCGCGAGATCGTCCCGGAGCTGGCCGGGATGGCCCGCGACGAGCCGACCCGGGAGCGGCTGTGGATCGCCCTGATGACCGCGCTGCATCGGGGTGGCCGCCAGGCGGACGCGCTCGCCGCGGCCCGGGAGATGCGCCGGTTCCTCGCCGATGAGCACGGGCTGGAGCCCGGCACGGCGTTCGTGACGGCGGAGCGGACCGTCCTGCAGGCCGTCGGAGCCGTCGAGGACGGCGAGAGCGGACCGCCCGCCCCGGTCTCCCCGGCCCCGGCGCTGCTGCCGTCCGCCGTCGGGGACTTCACCGGCCGCGCCGCCGAGGTCGCCTGGTTGGACGGCGTGCTCGCGCCGGGTGACGGGCCGCGTCCGGTCGTGACGATCACCGGGATGGGCGGGGTCGGCAAGAGCACCCTGGCCGTGCATGCCGCCCACCGGGCCGCCCACGATCATCCGGACGGGCAGCTCTATGCCCGGCTGCACGGCACCGACGCACATCCGGCCGAGCCGGGCGACGTGCTCGCCCGTTTCCTGCGGGCCCTCGGCATGGACGAGCGGGCCGTCCCGATCGATCTGACCGAACGCGCCGACGTCTACCGCTCGCTGATGGCCGGGCGCCGGATTCTGGTGGTGCTGGACGACGCCGCCGACGAGGCGCAGATCCGGCCGCTGCTGCCCGGCGGCAACTCCTGCACCACGGTGGTGACCAGCCGCTCCGGGCTGGACGGGCTGGAGGGCGCCGAGCGCCTGCAGTTGGAGGTCTTCTCCGGTGAGGAGGCCGTGGCGTTCCTCGACCGGGTCGCCACCGCACACCGGGTGACCGACGATCCGGCGGAGAGCGCCGCGATCCTGCAGCTGGTCGGGCGCCTGCCGCTCGCCGTCCGGATCGTCGGCGCCCGCCTGCGGTCCCGCCCGGCCTGGCCGATGTCGCGCCTCACCCGGGCACTGCGCGACGAGCGCCGGCGTCTGGATCACCTGGTCGCGGGTGACCTGGCGGTGCGCACTTCGATCGCCGCCAGCTACCGGGCGATCGGCGAGCCCGCCCGGCGACTGGCCCGCCGGCTCAGCCTGTTCGCTCTGCCGGATCTCCCGTCGTGGCTGGCCGCTGTCGTCACCGGGACCTCCACCGCGGAGGCCGAGGACCTGCTCGAGGAGTTGGTCGACGCCCAGTTGCTGTTCGACGCGGGCACCGACACCACCGGTGGCGGCCGCTACGGTTTCCATGACCTGGTTCTGCTCTACCTGCGTGAACGCGCCCGTGCCGAGGAACCGTCCGAGGGCGCCGAGGTGCTGAGCGCCGGCCTGGGCGGCTATCTGTGGCTCGCCCGCCGGATGAGCGAGCGGATCCCCGGCCCGTGTTACGCCGCGGTGCGGGGCGACGCCATCGAGGTGGCGGTCCCCGGGGCCGACGACCTGCCCGACCCGCTCGACTGGTTCGCGGGCGAACGGTTGTCGCTGCCCGCCGCGATCCGGCAGGCCTGCGACATCGGCGCGCTCGACGCGGCCTTCGAACTGGCCGGCTGCCTGGAGAAGTTCTTCGACATCCGGGGCGTCTACATCGACTGGCGGTCCACCAACGACTACGTGCTCGCCGCCTGCCGGGCCGCCGGGCACCGCCTCGGTGAGGCCGTCATGTTGCGGGGCCTGATCGAGCTCTCCACCTGGCACGAGGCGGACCACCCGGGCGCGGCCATGGAGCGCATGCTCCGCGACGCCGACCACCTGTTCGAACTGTTCACCGAGGCGGGCCACGGTCCCGGCATGGCCGACGCGGCGGTGGATCAGGCGTGGGCGCTGGCGGCGACCGGTGACTACGATCGGGCGGCCGCATGCGCCGACGCCGCGATCGTGCTGGCCGAACAGCACGAGCACCTCGGCGGTCAGTCCCGCGCCCACGTGGCCCGCGCCGTCGTCTACGGCGAGTCGCTGGCACTGCCGGAGGCCGAGCGGCACCTCACCATCGCGCTGCGGCTCGCCCGGCGGCTGGGCAACCAGCGTTACGTGGCGACCACCCTCCAGTTCATCGGCGTGTTGAACACCCGGGCCGGCCGTGCTGCCGAGGCGATCATCGCGTTGGACGAGTCGCTGCGGATCCTGCGGCGCTATCAGGACCGCTACGCCGAGGTGTTGACCCTGCTGACGCTGGCCCGGGCACACCTTCCGAAGCATCCGGCGCGGGCCTTCGCCACCGAGGCGCTGACCATCGCCCGCGAATACAACCTGCCGCATCACACCGCGGACGCCCTCGGTGTCCTCGGCGTGATCGAGTTGGCCGAGGGCAACCACGATGCGGCGATCAAACATCTGGAGGCTTCGGTACGGCTGTGGCGGCGCCGTGGCTGGCCCGCGTTCCTCGCCGAGGCTCTGCGCAAACTCGGTGACGCGCAGGCACGGGCCGACCCGAGCGCCGCCCGGCGAGCGTTCAGCGAGGCCCGCGACATTCACCAGCGCCTCGGCCACACCGACACCGCGGCGGAGTTGACCACCCTGATCAGCGCCCTCGACCGCAGCGCCCGCTGCTGA
- a CDS encoding S26 family signal peptidase translates to MLIAAAAVLALAGAGALWIRTAVLVAVVRGPSMQPTYRDGDRLIARRRRTATPRRGDVVVFRNPRPHGVPGSSDGPVLVKRIAAVADDAAPDGMAAAVVPHGHVAVLGDNRAQSLDSRHLGFIPITHILATVVRRIGD, encoded by the coding sequence TTGCTGATCGCCGCCGCCGCGGTGCTCGCACTGGCCGGGGCCGGTGCACTGTGGATTCGAACCGCCGTACTCGTGGCCGTCGTCCGCGGCCCGAGCATGCAGCCGACCTACCGCGACGGCGACCGGCTGATCGCCCGCCGCCGGCGTACGGCCACACCTCGGCGCGGCGACGTGGTGGTGTTCCGCAACCCGCGCCCGCATGGGGTGCCGGGATCCTCCGACGGGCCGGTGCTGGTCAAACGGATCGCGGCGGTCGCGGACGACGCCGCCCCGGACGGGATGGCAGCCGCCGTCGTGCCGCACGGCCACGTCGCGGTGCTCGGCGACAACCGGGCGCAGAGCCTCGACTCGCGGCACCTGGGCTTCATCCCGATCACCCACATCCTCGCCACGGTCGTGCGCCGCATCGGCGACTGA